The nucleotide sequence TAATAaattgtgttgtaattgaagttcagttctctttttgtggagctccaaattaggaacatcagagtatttttttcaatcgatttctttgatcttatcagccaatatatacagttcattattagttcgttgtttcaatccagcagagtatgaaataatttgaccccgAATATAAGCTTTagaggtatcccataatatcccactggataTTTCTTCTGTAGAATTAggtgaaaagaaaatggaaatctgttctttaataaacagaagaaagtctaaatcctgcaatagaGAAGAATTGAGTCACCcttgtctgataccagagggtaTGTCTGCCAATTTAATTGTCAGTTTCAACGGCACATTATCAGAAATGGTGATTGCATCATAGTTACAGTTagtaacagatggagctaatcgcgAGTCAATAAAAAAGTCATCAATCCTGGAGtagttgtgataaacatgagaaaagcatgaaaactctttatcatatgggtgtaaaaatctccaaacttctaaaactCAGGAATCAAttgaaaggaattaataaagacagaggATTTATTTGGAAGTAtgtgattcgacacagatctatccatcaaagggtttaagcagcaattgaaatctccacccataatcaacgtatattcgtttaaattaggaaaagatgcaaataaatgtttaaaaaacttggGATGATCAGCATTAGGTGCATAGACATTAACCATAACCATTTTTTTATTGTGAAGTAAgctagtaattaataaaaatctaccattcgggtttgaatttgtttcatgatgaacaaatgaaatcgaggagtctataaaaatagagactcctttcacctttgcttgtgaattagaatgaaacagTTGACCCCTCCAAAGTCTAAAAAAGCGCTGactatcctctctcctaatatgagtctcctgtgTGAAaataatctatgaaaaactttaaagatcttcttgcgctgaattggattatttaaaccgatTGTATTCCATGGAACAAAATtcatcatcttatccattttaacagactaAAATTGTATGGTATGCAATGGGTTAACTTATTGCAGTGGAGACTCCTAAACAGggaaaaaagttcaaaggagCCAGATATGACGAtagttcagacatatttgtagtttatcagtccagaggggaaaaaaaacaactaacctaaaagCAGCCCCACCCCCCATTCATTAAAGCCCCAAAACTGGCCAATACACAGCCAGAATGATACCTACTATGTAacttaaccccacctcttttggtggcaGATCTCCAAATTAAAAGGAATGCCAAACACCACCATTAGCCAAAACAAAGATAACAAGTATCCAAATCACAAATTTTGAAAAGTAACCAGACTGCTAACAGAGTTCTACAGAAAGGAAAATactgacagtcgacatttaaagaatacaatgttactattatttcaaaagggaaaaaaaggatcAGTCACtcaatcagattcttaattattaccaaaccaagccattaaaaatattaaagtaaaataataaaaagaaaaatagaaatgttaaGTAGAGATATAATAAGTATCCacgttccagaaccaagcactgAAGTATTAACAGAAGGCAAGAAAAATATCTCTGAACTTAAAAAGCTCACGTCTGTAAATTAATTATTACCTAACAAaccaaatagatataaaaatcaaagaatagcacgGTTCTTAACAATCTGAAGACAAGAGTTACTGTTGAAGGAATTCTTCGGCTTCCTTGAGGCAATTAAACCATCGGTGTGATTTCCCTGGGAGTACAATCCTCAAGCGTGCAGGAAACACTAATGCAGGTTGATAGTTCTCTTGATAGAGATGCAACATAATCGGTTTTTAACGCAGTCTCTCTCtcataacttctgggctgtaatcttcaaccagacgaaacttccaatctttatattggatcattccttgacgacgagcaattcaaatcaaatgctctttggtactcacatagtgaaacctcaatattactggccgtggtttttgctctgccgggGATTTTGGTCTTAACACTCGATGGGCACCATCAGGTATGGGACATACAGAAAATcttcagggccaaacacatccatcagaacTCTAGAAAAGAATTCAGTAGGATTACCAGTTTCAGCATCTTCGGGAAAACCAATGACACTCAAATTATTTCTCTGACTGTGCTTTTCTAAATCAGTAATCCTCTCCCTTTGCTGTTCCAGCCTCTGGATGGTCGCggtcaaatctttttccagtaagctCAGTCTGCAAtccctctctttgccagcttcatccagttgagcaattaattgctgttgtcgaGCATTCTCCTGTGTGAgtatattttgtctgtcttcaatgtcCTTTAACAACGTTTCCAAAGTAGCAAATCTCTGGTCAGGCTTTtaatccagtttagaaatagcttccaaagtaagttgagggtctccattacccttgccatcagctgcagctttagctctggtgGTCATTTCCAGCAACTAAAAATCAAATTCTGTCTTGTAAAAgtgttataaaagtcttattaaagggtggtgtaCAAGAAATCAAAAGGTGAAAGGAGCAGagccaagatacgacctactccGTCTAGCGCCACAAAAGGAGTCCCGTGCTCAAAGtctaacagaaaaaaaacattaaattggGCTGTGATGAAAAATGGTGTGTACAGTGACCTCCAAGTTTGGATACTGGATCGAAACTCGGACAAAATAATCCAGGAGGATGTATTCAAATCACAGTagggctgaggaatttaaattcagtgaagtGAATGTATTGGGATTACAGGCAGGATCAGTGTGGGTGATCATGAACATTCTTGGTTGTCAGTAAAACCAATCTGGCTTCCCGTTCGGAAGGAATCTTTTGGTCTTCTGCAATCTGAACGGAGGAGCCAAAAGTccaaggcaataaatgttggtggaaatgctggaaatgaataaaagaatcCACACAGCAGTGGGGCATAGAACTACCGTAGGGCTGGTATATCCACACACATCCTGACTGGACATGACATTCAGCCCAACTACTCTGAGCTGGGCTCCATCCAACATGTCCAGTTCCAACTAAAGCTTGTTTTGATAATAATTGTGATGAGCAATAAACTGGGTGTCTCCCTCAGTCACTCCTTCTCCTGAACAATTCTGGGCACGATTAAAACACCAGGGTACCCTACTGTTCCTCAGCTTCGATCACGCTGGTCTAGTGTGGTAGCCGACACTGAATGTAAGCGTTGCCCAACTGCCCAACTGCTGTAGTTTGCACCGGCCAGGGGTCGGGAGTCCACCAGAAAACAGGTGGCCAAGAACGGGTAGGATATAAATGGTCTGACTCTGGGGTTTCAGGTAATGGCGTCACCCTCCAGTGACCCTGTCCTACATGAAAGGCAGTGACagagaaacaaggactgcagatgctgaaatgttgatgaaaaacaagatgatgctggaggaactcagcaggccaggcagcatccgtggagaaacgcaggcgatcaacgtttcatGTCAGGACCCTTCGTCAAGACAGTGGGGGTGGCCATTCCTGAGAGATTACAGCTCCATCCAATTGTGTTTCAGAGTGAACACACCCCCACTGCACCCAGTGACAACATTTCCCACAGATCAATGGGGAATGACCAACATTCCAACACTTTATCCGGACGTCAGGATCACAATATTGAAACTACAAAAACGCAATGTTGCaagtgttggaaatcagaaatgaaatcatcaaatgctggaaatacacaacagctTAGAGGAGAGGATTATCATACAGGTGACAATCCGTGCAAAAGGAGGGCATTAAACATCCACATCAGGATTACTGAATGAAAATTAAAGTGTGAGGCATTCTGAAGCaaagtgctgcagatgctggaaatctgagataaatctGGAAGTGGGGGGAcagttcagtgggtcaggcagcaaatgtggagaaACACCTCCCGGACACGGGGTGACAGGGATACTTCCCAGCAGGGCGAGGGGATAACAGGAATTCACCTGGGGACAGGGTATGGGAAAGACTTTGAGACCGTGTAATAGATATCAGGAGGGTGTAACAAGGACATGCCTTGGAACAAAGGTTCAGGAATATTCCTTGGGAGGGGTCAGAGATACTTCCAAGGATATGGGAACAGGAATGCCCTTTTGTACAGGGCGTAACGGGGATAATCCTTGGACAAAGGGTTAACAAGAATTTTTCTCGGGACAGGGGCACTGCGGATATTCCTTGGGACGGGGGTGAACAGGAATGTCCCGGGGGGCAGGGTAACAGGGGCCGCCCTGTCTACAGCCCTCAGTAACCTGCGCCTTTACCAGGAGCTGCAGAAGCTGCTGCCTTGGCATTTCTCAGGACGACTTTAGCTGTTTCCACCATTTCATCCAGTGAATTGTTCAGCATCACGAGAGTCACCCCAAAGGACGTTGTCGCCCTAAAGAGAGAGCGCAGAATGGGGACAAAGTTGAGGACGCGCTCGGCAACTGTCAGCGCCGCCGCCACGGTGCTTCTCTGCAGCAACAGTATCACCAGCTTCCGGGTGATCTCCCCGAACACCCAGTCGTGCTCGGTACCTCTCCGCAGCTCCGCCACACTTGTCCCCACTCTCTGGGCCAGTTTGCCCAGAGACCTGTCGTCCAGACCCAGGGTCTGCCGTATGATCAGGATACCCGATGCAATGAGGGCCAGGTCACAGGCCAGGGACAAACCCGGCACGGGAATTGCACCGATAACCCCCGAGACGACGGCCACAATCTGGATGAAACGCCGCAGAGCATCGCGTTTACTGTCTATCGCAGCTTCGGATGTGTTGGGGAGAGACACCAGGAATAGATTCTTCTGTGTCTCCGAGAGATTGGACACCACGGTCTCCTTTAACTTGGGGAAGTCGTACTGATCCAGGTCAAAGGCGGAATAGAGGAAAACGCGAGGTTCCTTTATCGCTGCCGCCTTCAGTGAGGAGATGCACTGTTCCCTCACACGCTGCAACATCTCCTCCTGGTTGTAACCCTTCCTGTGGCTCTCCGCCCTGACAGTGTCGTCGATCTTGGAGCGCACCAGGTAGATGGGTTTACCCGCCTTCTCCAGCGCCTTGGCCAGTAACTGGTCGTTCTCCGTGAACCGACAGCCGGTCACAATGATGCCGAAATCATACTGGGAAAAGTTGGTCTCCTTCATGAACTTTTTCACTGGGAATTTGGGTGTGTTCAGTCCGGGGAAGTCATAGTAGTGAACgttagggagggtggggtgggggtaaggTGTTATTTCAGTGGTGGTCTCCGTGCAATCGGTTGGGGCAGCCCCTTCCTCATCCCGATCCACCCCGCGCAGTGCGTTGATCAGGGAAGATTTGCCCGACCCGGATTCACCCATCACGGCAATCCGAAGCTGCACGTTGGCGAACTGCTTGAATTTGCTCTCGATGAacgattgaagacccttcacacCATCACGGAGATAAGCAGCCGCCAGATCCTTCACATCCTTGTCGCTGTAGCACAGGTTGGACAGAACACCAGACATCGCTCTCTGAAAGAGGAAACTGTTTATTAGATTGGGGGAAGTGATTCATCGAGATATCACAAGGGACGCACGGTAACCTCGTAAATTGGACAAAATCGTTTGGGAGGACGGCTGTAGGGAGGTCGGTTTTCTGATTGGAGACCTGTGgctactggtgttccacaggtccCCTGCGTTTTCTcatctacattaacgatttgCATGAGAATGGAGGGACCATGCTCAGTGTGTCTGTGGATGACGGCAACATTGGCGGTGTAGTTGACAGTGATAAAGGCTGTCtcagattacagcaggatccacATCAGCTGGGAGAGTGGACCAAGGGAGGGGCAGCTGGAATTTCTGTCCGATACGTGCAAAGGAAATCAGTGATGGGCAGGTCCCTGGAGGtggcgccacaggtagacagggcagtgaagtaAGCGCTTGGCGCACTTGCctcagtcatggcattgagtacaagagttgggatgtcatattacagctgcacAAGACGTTATTGAGACCACACCGGGATTATTATATGGAGTGCTGaccacccagctgtaggaaggttTTGAtaagatttggatgaaaatgtggatgggtgggttagtaaattcacagacaatacaaatattggtggatttgtggatcgtgcagaagattgccaacgGATACAGCTCAGTtatcgatcagttgcagatatgggcagagaaatggcagatggagtttaatccgaccaAGTGTGagctgctgcactttgggagatcaaatgtaaagagacagtgcaccattcatggcaggaccctcaacagttctgatgtgcagagggatcttggtgtccaagtccatagctccttgaaaatggctgcacaggttgataaggagGTAAAGAAGACGcatgtcatgcttgcctttattagtggaggcattaagagtcaagaagttatattGCAGATTTTGGGCTGTAGCTGGAGTATTGCGTTGAGTTCCGATCACCTcatgaaaggaaggatgtggagactttggcgaggatacagaagaggttcaccagggtgctgcctggctCAGAGAGAacgtgctgtgaggagaggttggaaaaacttgagtTGATTTCTCtgcagtggcggaggctgagggaggtcGGATGAAAATtgtatgagatgcatagatagacagctggtatcattttccCTAGGGTCTAAATGTCTCATACTATAGGGCATGAATTTAAATGAGATGTGCAGGAAGGtcccgctcccccacccccccaacacacacagagtggtgggtgcttggaatgtgctgccaggtctGGTAGTGGAAGCAATTACAATAAGGGGAtttaaaggctcttagataggcatattaATGTGCAGACAATGAAGGGATATGGTCATTGtgtaagcagatgggattagtttagttaggcatttaataactaatttaattagttccgcacaacatctagagctgaagggcctgttcctgtgctgtactgctctacgttctatgttctaccctgggaagggtgcagaacaTATTCCcaaagatgttgctggaactggagggcttgagcaatagattggataggatggggcTTTTATTTCCCCTCGAGagtatgaggctgaggggtgacgttagcgaggtttataaaatcatgagggacacagataagtgaatgatcagtctttttcccaggataggggagtctataactagaCGGCattagtttaaagtgagagggtaaaGAGGACCTaaggggtggtgggtacataGAATGAGCTCATATAGGAAGTGGAAGAGACAGCTGCAAACacaatgattaaaagacatttagacaggtaaatgGGTAGGAAAAGGTGTGGAGGGATTGTGGCAAACGGGATgagctcaggtgggcaacttggtcagcattgacaagttCTGCAGACGAgctagtttctgtgctgtacaatcctCTGACTCGAACTTCACAAGATGCATCATtatgcacttgtctgagttaaattccaccaacCGCTCCCTTTGCCCATTTCCCCAGAGGATCCTAATcctgatcctgttgtaaccttggaaaACGTTCTTCACGATCAGCCAcaacaccaattttggtgtcatctacagacTGCTTAATCATGCCCCCTACATTCTGTGACCCTGGCACAGAGacaggggtgtgtggggaggcCACAGATATCCCATCAGGCCACAGATATCCCTCAGGAAAACTGCAGTCACTTTCAGAATactcaaagacatcttcaaaagATTTGcaggttaaattggcatcacagtcgACAGCAACAGACTGGGTCAGGGACCTGTTACAGAATCATGGAGTCAAAGGgtgataaagcacagaaacaggttcttctgcCCAGCTCATCCACACCGACCATGGTCAGAGTCAGAGACGTACAGCACTGAAAAACGCCCTTCAGCCTATAcgtgtccttgctgaccaagatgaatAATCAggctaatcccattccccagcactTTGCCCACATCCTTCTGAATTTTTGTCATTCATATTGTTGTGCAAATActccttaaatgtatctaatgtgcctgcctcaaccacttcctctggcagctcgttccatacatctaccacctgctttttaaaagttgccccccaccccctcccaggtTCTTACATCAGATTCACCTCGAACCATAAAACGTCTTCTAGTGTtcagttccccaaccctggaaaaaagagcactcaccctatctatgtccttcatgattttaagttCCTttgtgagatcacccctcagtctcatacGCTCCAAGGAGttaaggcccagcctgtctaacgtCTCCCTATAACAGGCCCTCGAgatcttgtaaattttctttgcagtaTTTCCAGTTAAACCATAtgcttcctataacagggtgaccagaactgaatactattctccaagtgcggcctcaccaacgtcttgtacaagcGCAACATCACCTCCCATACTGTATATTCAATGGCCAGACTGTGAGGCAAACAtgccgaaagccttcttcactgtcctatcgacctgtgactccactttgagAGAAATATGTCACTGTACTCCAAGTACCCTCTGTTCTGCAAAggtacccagggcccttccatcTAATGTACCCCAAGTccgaccttgatttgtccttccaaaatgtaacacttcgtgcttatccaaattaaattcgATTTACCACTCCTCAACGCACATACCCAACCGATCAAGATCCCGCGGCAATTCATTATGCATTTGATACCCTCCAGCCTTCTGGCTCCTCGCTAGAGGATCgcgatgttgcaaatatctcagcaagggctcctgcaatttcttctccagcttcccactgtgGTGCTGACCAAACTAggcccatttgcctacgtttgacccacatccctctaaacccttctgatccatgtagttatccaaatgtattttaaatgttgttaaagtatctgcctcaaccacttcctctggcagctcattccataaacgcaccaccctctgcatgaagtagcccctcaggaccctttcaACTCTCACCTTTAAAACTCTGCTCTTcttattccccttccctgggaaaaagactctctgtTCGCCCTATCTACAccactcatgactttatacacctctataacgttTCAAAGCAGtaggtcctagcctgcccaaactctccctgCAGCTCCAGCTCGAGTCCTGGCGGCATTTTCTTAAATCGTCTCTgcacctttccagtttaatgatgtctttcccattacaaggtgaccaaacctgaacacaatactccaagttcagtctcaccaacatcctgtacaactgcaacataatgtctcaagttctacactcaatgccctgactgaatgttagcatgccaaacgccttcttcactaccct is from Pristis pectinata isolate sPriPec2 chromosome 3, sPriPec2.1.pri, whole genome shotgun sequence and encodes:
- the LOC127568684 gene encoding interferon-inducible GTPase 5-like; translated protein: MSGVLSNLCYSDKDVKDLAAAYLRDGVKGLQSFIESKFKQFANVQLRIAVMGESGSGKSSLINALRGVDRDEEGAAPTDCTETTTEITPYPHPTLPNVHYYDFPGLNTPKFPVKKFMKETNFSQYDFGIIVTGCRFTENDQLLAKALEKAGKPIYLVRSKIDDTVRAESHRKGYNQEEMLQRVREQCISSLKAAAIKEPRVFLYSAFDLDQYDFPKLKETVVSNLSETQKNLFLVSLPNTSEAAIDSKRDALRRFIQIVAVVSGVIGAIPVPGLSLACDLALIASGILIIRQTLGLDDRSLGKLAQRVGTSVAELRRGTEHDWVFGEITRKLVILLLQRSTVAAALTVAERVLNFVPILRSLFRATTSFGVTLVMLNNSLDEMVETAKVVLRNAKAAASAAPGKGAGY